Within Desulfolithobacter dissulfuricans, the genomic segment CCCAGCCGCGGCCTGACCCTGGTCATGCTGGCGCTTGCCACCTCCATCGATGCCTTTGCCGTGGGGCTGACCCTGGCCCTGCTCTCGGTCACCATCTGGATTCCCGCCCTGGTAATCGGTGTGGTCACCTCAGCCTGGTGCGTGGCCGGGGTGCTCCTGGGGGCCCGTTTCGGCTCGATCTGCGGCCGGAAGGTGGAGGTCCTGGGCGGGGTGATTCTGGTCGGGATCGGGATCAAGATCCTCTTTTCCCATCTCTGCGCATAGATTTATTCGAAAATCACCTCCATGCGCGGTGTCGCCAGGATGGTTTTCATGGCCCGTTGTGGCTGGACAGTGCCGCAATATGATCCAGCCATGCTGGTTTCGTTGCCCCTGGCGATGAAATTTCTTTGCAAAATCATCCTTTTTTTGTATCAATTGTAGTTTTCGGCCCAGCAGAAAATGCGTCAGGCAGTGATCCGTGCCAGCGCAGGTTCAGGCTGGGCTTGACCTGGTAAAAGGGAAAGACATCATGAACAATCATCTGTTGGCACTTAAGGATTTTGACGCCGCCAGGCTGCGGGCGTTCATCGACCGGGCCCTGGTTCTCAAAGAGGAAGCGGCCCGGGGCATACACCATGACCATCTGGCAGGCAAGATCGTCTGCCTGCTCTTTGAAAAACCTTCCACCCGCACCAGGGTCTCCTTCGAGGCGGCCATGTACGGCCTGGGCGGCCAGGTGATCTTCATGTCCGCCGCCGATTCCCAGCTCGGACGGGGCGAGCCCCTCAAGGACACGGCCAGAGTGCTGGCCCGCTACGTTGACGGTCTCGTTGTCCGGACCTTCGGCCAGGAAGTGGTCGAGGAACTGGCCAGGTATTCCGATGTACCGGTGATCAACGCCCTGACCGACAAACACCATCCCTGCCAGATCCTGAGCGATATCATGACGGTGATCGAAAAAAAGGGCGAGCCGGAGAAGTTGAAGATCGCCTGGGTGGGGGATGGCAACAACATGGCCAACTCCTGGATCGAGGCGGCCTCGGTGCTCGGTTTTTCCCTGACCCTGGCCTGCCCGGAAGGGTATGAGCCGGATCAGGAAATCCTGGCCGCGGCCACGGCCCGGGCCTCGCAGCCCATCACCGTGGTCCGTGATCCGGCGGAGGCGGTCCGCGATGCCGATGTGATCAACGTGGATGTCTGGGCCTCCATGGGCCAGGAAGCGGAACAGGACGCCCGGCTGGCGGTCTTTCAGCCATACCAGCTCAACCGTACTCTCCTGGCGCTGGCCGCCGATGACGCCATAGTGCTGCACTGCCTGCCCGCCCATCGGGGCGAGGAGATCACCGAAGAGGTCCTGGAGGGGGAACAGAGCGTGGCCTTTGACCAGGCGGAAAACAAGATGCATATCCACAAGGCCATACTGGAGGCCTTTCTCGCCTGAACCGCTTTTTTCCACTCCGCATCCCGGGCCACGGGCGGACCGGCGGAGGACTCTGTTTAGGCGACAGCATAACAGGCTGTTGAAAAACGTAGCGAGCGAAAATGGGCGCAGTAGTTTTGCAACGGCCTGGTAAACACCAACCTTGGAATCTAAAAAAAAGACATGGCAGTAAACAAGATAGTTTTAGCATATTCCGGCGGCCTGGATACCTCGGTCATCCTCAAGTGGCTGGAAGAGGAATACCAGTGTCCGGTCATCGCCTTTGCCGCCGACGTGGGCCAGCACGAGGACTGGGACGCGGTCCGGGAAAAGGGTCTGGCCACAGGGGCGGAAAAGGTCGTCATCTCGGACCTGCGCGAGGAGTTTGTCCGCGATTACATTTTCCCCGCTTTCAGGGCCAATGCCATCTATGAAGGCTCCTATCTGCTGGGCACCTCCCTGGCCCGGCCGGTGATCGCCAAGGAACAGGTACGGATCGCCGAGGCCGAGGGCGCTGACGCGGTCAGCCACGGGGCCACTGGCAAGGGCAACGACCAGGTCCGGTTCGAGCTCACCTACCTGGCCCTCAATCCCAGGCTGACCATCATCGCCCCCTGGCGGATCTGGGACCTGGATTCCCGCAACAAGCTGCTGGCCTTTGCCGAAAAGCACCATATTCCGGTGCCGGTGACCAAGGAGAAACCCTACAGCTCGGATGAGAACCTGCTTCATATCAGCTTCGAGGGCGGTATTCTGGAGGATCCCTGGAACGAGCCCGAGGAGGACATGTTCAAACTCACTGTTTCGCCGGAAAAGGCACCGGACAAGCCCACCTACGTGGAGATTGAGTTCGAGCAGGGCAACCCGGTGGCCATCGACGGCGAGCGGCTGGGGCCGGTGGAGATGATGACCCGGCTCAACGAGCTCGGCGGGGCCAACGGTATCGGCCGGCTGGACATGGTGGAGAACCGCTTTGTCGGCATGAAGTCCCGCGGCGTGTACGAGACCCCGGGCGGGACCATTCTCCGGGCGGCCCATCGCGACCTGGAGACCATCACCCTGGACCGGGAGGTCATGCACATTCGCGATTCCCTGGTTCCGCGCTATTCCGAGCTGATCTACAACGGGTTCTGGTTCTCCCCGGAGATGCGGCTCCTGCAGGCCACCATGGACGAGGCCCAGAAAACGGTGAACGGCGTGGTCAGGCTCAAGCTCTACAAGGGCAATTGCATGCCTGTTGGCCGCAAGTCGGACAACTCCCTCTACCACGAGGCCTTTGCCACCTTTGAAGAGGACGAGGTCTACAACCAGGCGGATGCGGCCGGCTTCATCAAGCTCAATTCGCTTCGGCTGCAGATCCAGGCCCTGAGCAGGAAGTAACCCCGTTCCGGAGATTTCTGGCCGGCTCATCCGGTAGCCGGACGTAACATGAATATCTCTCCCCCGGCATGCCGGGGGCTTGAAAAAGACAGACATGGCACAGGATAACGGGCAACCAGGCTCGACAGATAAAAATAAGAACAAAAAGCTCTGGGGCGGACGGTTTGCCGGGACCACGGCGGCGTCGGTGGAGGCCTTCACCGAGTCGATCAGCTACGACTGGCGTCTCTATCGCCATGACATCCAGGGTTCCATGGCCCATGCCCGGATGCTGGCCAGGCAGGGACTGATCAGCGAGCAGGAACGGGACGCCATCCTGAAGGGGCTGGCCGAGATCGAGTCCGAGATCGAGCAGGACCGTTTCACCTTCCGGCCGGAGCTTGAAGATATTCACATGAATATCGAGAAGGCCCTGACCGAGAAGGTCGGCGCTGCCGGTGAAAAGCTGCACACGGCCAGGAGCCGCAACGATCAGGTGGCCCTGGATATCCGTCTCTACCTGCGCGACGAGGGCCGGGTTCTGGACGAACTGCTGGCCGGGGTCCAGAAAAGCTTTGTCCGGTTGGCACGCAGGTATCTTGGCGCGGTCATGCCCGGCTACACCCATCTGCAGCGGGCCCAGCCGGTATTGCTCTCCCATCACCTGCTGGCCTACTATGAAATGTTTGGCCGTGACCGCGGCCGGGTGGCCGACTGCGTCCGGCGTCTTGCTGTCATGCCGCTGGGTGCCGCGGCCATGGCCGGAACCGGTCTGCCCATCGACCGGCGTTTCGTAGCCAGGGAGCTCGGTTTTGACGAAATCACCGCCAACTCCATGGATACCTCCGGCGATCGGGATTTTGCCATGGAAATGCTGTTCTGTCTCACCGTGATCCAGCTGCACCTGAGCCGGCTGGCCGAGGAGCTGGTGCTCTGGTCGAGCAAGGAGTTCGAGTTCATTGATATCGGCGACCGCTACTGTACCGGTTCGTCGATCATGCCGCAGAAGAAAAATCCTGACATCCCCGAGCTTATCCGCGGCAAGACCGGCCGGGTGGCCGGGGCCCTGGTGGCGCTGCTGATGACGGTCAAGGGGTTGCCCATGACCTACAACCGGGATCTGCAGGAAGACAAGGAACAGCTCTTCGATGCCCTGGACACGGTCAAGGCCAGTCTGTCGATTACCGCGGAACTGCTCGACAATACCACCTTCCGGACTGACCGGCTGGCGGAAGCCACCCGGGGCGGTTTCATGACCGCCACCGACCTGGCGGATTATTTGGTAAAGAAAAATATGCCGTTTCGCCAGGCCCATGGCGTGGTCGGGCGGATCGTGGCCCACTGCCAGGAGCGGGATGTGGAGATCGACGAGCTGGAGTTGGATGAGCTCAGGCAGTTCTCCGACCTGATCGAAGAGGATGTGTTTGAGGTGCTCTCGGTGGAAGGCTCGGTCAACAGCCGGGTCTCCGAAGGGGGCACGGCCCGGGTGCGGGTGGAAGAGGCCCTGGAAAGGGCTGAGCGGCAACTGGGAATGACGTGATGAATACAACCAGGCGATCAGGCATGGTACTGGGGGCGGTGCTGCTTCTGCTGGCCCTGCTGTCCGGATGCGGTTACAAGACAGATCCGGTACCGCCTGGAAAGGTGATGCCGGAGCCGGTGCGTGATCTGCGCTATCAGCTCAGCGAAAGGGGCGTCACCCTGACCTGGTCCTATCCCACCAGGACCGTCACCGGCGATCGTCTGGAGCAGATTGATTCCTTTGCCATCTATCGAGCCGTGGTACCGGCAAAGGACTATTGCGACACCTGTCCGATTCCCTTTGGCCAGCCCATCCTTGTTCCCGGCGGCACGGTCCCGCCCGAGGGCGGCAGAACCGGTCGCTTCGAGTCCACCCTGCTGCGGCCCGGCCATCTCTATTTTTTCAAGGTCCGCGCCCGCAGCGGCTGGTGGGCCGAGTCCGCCGATTCCAACATCGTGTCCTTTCTCTGGCATATCCCGCTCAAGGCTCCGGCCGGTCTGCGGGCAAGGGCTGAGGACAGCCGTATTGTCCTGGCCTGGCAGCCGGTGGTCTCCCACCTCGACTCCAGCCCGGTCACCGGACCGGTGGAGTACCAGGTATACCGGTCCACCGACGGTGGAACCTTTGAACCCCTGGACGGGCCGGTGCAGGAGACCCGGTTTGTCGATACGGCGGTGGTCAATGGCCGCAAGTATTTCTATCACGTCCAGGCCCTGGAACGGTTTGAACGCGGCATCGTGGGCGGCGGCACCAGTGCAGACGTGGCGGTCAGCCCGGTGGACCGAACTCCGCCTGCCCCGCCGACCGGGGTGCGGGCCATCCGCACCGGCAAGGGTATCAAGGTGTTCTGGGAGCCGGTGCCGGACCGGGATCTCAAGGGCTACCGGGTCTACAGGCGTCTGTCCGGCGACCGGGCCCCGGAGCTGGTGGGCGAGGTCAATGCCCCCTACACCATGTTCATCGACCGAACTCCGCCCCACCGGGGACAGCGGCTGTATTACTCGGTATCAAGTATTGACGGGGCCAGGCCGGCCAATGAGAGCATGAGCTCACCAGAAGTGATGATCAGGAACTGACAAATGCACCATTTTGAATACAGGGACGACACATTATACTGCGAAGACATCGCGGTGCCCCGGATCGCCAGGGCGGTCGGCACCCCTTTCTATCTCTACAGCCATGCCACTCTTGAGCGGCATTTCAAGGCCTTTGACTCGGGATTCGAGGGCTTTCCGCATCTGACCTGTTTCGCGGTCAAGGCCTGCTCCAACATCTCCATCCTCAGGCTGTTCGGTCACCTTGGCGGTGGGGCGGATATTGTCTCGGGCGGCGAACTGTTCCGTTGCCTCAAGGCCGGGATCGATCCGGCCAGGATCATCTATTCCGGCGTGGGAAAGACCAGGGCCGAGATGCGAGAGGCCCTGCTGGCCCGCATCCTGATGTTCAACGTCGAATCGGCCCAGGAGCTGGACCGGCTACAGGAGGTCGCCGCGGAACTGGGCACCAGGGCACCGGTGGCCTTCCGAGTCAACCCGGACGTGGACCCGAAGACCCACGCCTATATCTCCACCGGTCTGGCAAAGAACAAGTTCGGTATCCCGGTGGACGAGGCTCTGGCCGAGTATGAGCGGGCCCGGGACATGGATAACATCGAGATCCTTGGCGTGAGTTGCCATATCGGCTCTCAGCTGACGCAGATTGATCCGTTTATTGAAGCGCTTCGTAAACTCAAGAGGTTTGTCGCCCGGCTGGAAGAGAGGGGAATAGCGATCAGGTATCTTGATCTGGGTGGCGGGGTCGGCATCACTTATGACGATGAGCAGCCCCCCCATCCCCATGACTATGCGGCGGCGGTCCGATCCGAGCTTGGAGATATGGATGTGACTCTGATTCTGGAGCCGGGCCGGGTGATTACCGGCAATGCCGGCATCCTGGTCACCGAGGTCCAGTACACCAAGGTCAATGCCGGCGGAGAGGAGGAGAAGCGGTTTGTTATCGTCGACGCGGCCATGAACGACCTGACCCGACCGAGCCTGTACGGGGCCTATCACGAAATCCAGCCGGTGGTCCGGCGCAATGATGGCGGCGAAGAGGTGGTGGATATAGTCGGGCCCATCTGCGAAACCGGGGACTTCATGGCCCGGGACAGGTGCCTGCCAAGGGTTGCTCAGGGCGATCTGCTGGCGATCATGAGCAGTGGGGCCTATGGCTTTTCCATGGCTTCCAACTACAACTCCCGGCCCCGGGCAGCCGAGGTTATGGTCTGCGGTGACCGGTACCACGTGATCCGGCGGCGGGAGGAGTATGATGATCTGATCGTCGGGGAAATTAATGTGGAGTGCAGCTGATGGAGTATGGAATGGATGGCGGGATGGCCGGGCGGCCTTTGCCCTTTGTCAAGATGAGCGGTACGGGCAATGATTTCATCATCATTGATCACCGCAAACCGCTGATCGAACCCGAGGCCCAGTCCGCCTTTGCCCGGCTGGTCTGCCGCCGCAAATTTTCCGTGGGTGCTGACGGTCTGATCCTGATCGAGGACTCCGAGGTGGCGGATTTCCGCTGGCAGTTCTACAATGCCGACGGGTCCCTGGCCGAGATGTGCGGCAACGGGGCCCGCTGCGCGGCCCGTTATGCGTATATTCACTCCATTGCCCCGGCCCGGATGCGGTTCGAAACCCTGGCCGGAATCATCGAGGCCACGGTGTCGGATATCAATGTGTCGGTGAAGATGACTGAACCGGGACGGGCCATCCTCCACCGGAGCCTGGAGGTGGAGGACGAAAAAATCCTGGTCCACTCCATTGACACCGGAGTGCCGCACGCGGTGGTCTTTGTCGATGATATCGAGTCCATGGACGTCTGCTGGCTTGGTTCGCTCATCCGCCACCATCCCGAGTTCGCCCCGGCCGGGACCAACGTCAACTTCGTCCACCGGGAGGCCGACGGAGCCTTCAAGGTCCGGACCTACGAACGTGGAGTGGAGGACGAGACCATGGCCTGTGGAACCGGGGCTGCGGCCGCAGCACTGGTCAGCGCCATGCTGGGCGAGGCCGAGTCGCCGGTGGAGATTATCACCTCGGGCGGTGACCGACTGACCATTGTTTTCGATCTTCAGAGCGGTAACCAGGCCACAAACGTTTTTCTCAAAGGCCCGGCCCATGTTATATACAAGGGAGAGCTGAGCGCCGAGGCGCTTCTCTAACCTCTTATTTTCCCCCCAGAGTTTTTGATTTTCAGGAGGAAGCAGATGAAAAAGAATATCCAGGGAGCCATTACCGCCATTGTCACCCCCATGCGGGACGGCAAGGTCGATGAACAGGGACTGGCCGACCTTATCGAGTTTCAGATTGAAAGCGGCATCCACGGTATCGTCCCGTGCGGAACCACCGGTGAGTCAGCCACACTGGATTTCGACGAACATAAACGGGTGATCGAGCTTACGGTCAAGACTGTCAACGGCCGGGTACCGGTCATTGCCGGGACCGGGGCCAACAACACCCTGGAGGCCATCGACCTGACCGAGTCGGCCAAGGCCAGCGGTGCCGATGCCGTGCTGTCGGTGGTACCCTATTACAACAAGCCGAGCCAGGAAGGGTTGTACCAGCATTTCAAGGCCATCACCGAGGCGGTGGACATCCCCATGGTGCTCTACAACGTGCCCGGCCGCACGGTGACCAACATGGCCCCGGCCACCGTGGCCCGGCTGGCCGAGTTGCCAAACGTCATCGGCATCAAGGAGGCCTGCGGCAGCCTCAATCAGATATCCGAGGTGATCCGCCTCTGTCCAAAGGACTTCATTGTCCTCTCCGGCGATGATTTCACCGCCATGCCCACGGTCCTGATCGGCGGCAAGGGGGTTATTTCCGTGACCTCCAACGTCATGCCGGCGGCCATGGCCGAGCTCATGGAAGCAGCCCTTGCCGGTGATCTCAGGAAGGCCAATGAGCTCCATTACCATCTCTTTCCGCTCATGGGCGCCATGTTTTGCTACCCGAGTCCGGCGCCGGCGAAAAAGGCCCTGGAGATACTGGGCCGGATCAAGTCCGGTGAGGTCCGCCTGCCCATGACCTCCATGGACGAGGGCTCCATCGAGGTGCTGAAGAAGGCCATGCAGGGCGTGGGCCTGCTGTAGAAAGGGGCGAAAACAGAGGTACAGGCTGCGGGTTGTCTGTGGCGGCACGGGCAACCGGTGGCCTGAAGATTATCAGGTACGAACAAGAGAGACGGTATGACAAAAGTAATCGTTGCCGGAGCAGCCGGCCGCATGGGCCAGCGGATCAGCTACATGGTGACCCGGAACCCGGACCTTGAACTGGCGGCAGCCTTCGAGCACCCCGACAATCCGGCCGTGGGCCGGGATGTGGGCGAGAATGGCGGGTTCGGCACCACCGGGGTTACTATCGAACCCGGCCTGGATGCGGTCATCGACAAGGGTGATGTGATCATCGACTTTACCTTCCACAAGGCCACCATGGGTTTTGCCCGCACGGCGGCCGAGCACGGCCGGGCCATGGTCATCGGCACCACCGGGTTGTCGGCCGAGGACCTGGCCACCCTCAGGGAGCTGGCCGAGGCGCACTTTCCCTGTGTCCAGGCGCCCAACATGGCGGTGGGGGTCAATGTTTTGTTCAAGCTGGTGGAAAAGGCGGCCTCCATCCTGGGTGACGCCTATGACGTGGAGATCGTCGAGGCTCACCACCGGATGAAGAAAGATGCCCCCTCGGGCACGGCCCTGAAGCTCGGAGAAATGGCTGCCGGGGCCCTGGGTCGCGATCTTGCCAAAGTGGGCGTTTTTGAGCGCAACGGCATCATCGGTGAGCGGACCGATGAGGAGATCGGCATTCAGACCATCCGGGCCGGGGATATTGTCGGTGAACATACGGTCTATTTTGCCGGGGCCGGTGAGCGGATCGAGATCACCCACCGGGCCCACAGTCGCGACAACTTCGCCCGCGGTGCGGCCCTGGCCGCCGCCTGGGTGGCCGGCCGGCCCAATGGCATGTACACCATGTTCGATGTCCTGGGTCTCAACGAGTTTTAATCCGTTTTCCCGGCGAGAAAGCCTGCCCACTGCGGCGGGCTTTTTTTGTTGACGGGATCCGTGATGCTGTTATTTCCTTTGTAATTGTACGCTGAGGCAGAGCAGATAATGGATCCAGATATTCTTTTTCCACGGACCCGGGGATGATCACAGCCTGCATAGGACTCGGCTCCAACCTGGGTGATTCCCGGCAGATCCTCCAGGACGCCTGGGACGACCTGGCCTCCCGGGACGGTATCGAGCCGCTGGTCCTGTCCTCGCCTTTTCGGAGCGAGCCGGTGGACATGGAGAGCGAGCACTGGTTTGTCAATGCGGCCGCCCAGATCCGGACGTCGCTGTCCGCCCATGAGCTGCTCCTGCTCCTGCTGGATATCGAGGCCCTCTTCGGGCGCCGGCGGGACGGCTCGGCCGGGCACCAGGATCGTACCCTGGATCTGGATCTCCTACTCTATGGTGATCTGGTCCTCTCCACGGACCGGCTGACCCTGCCCCATCCGCAGATGCATGGCCGCGGTTTTGTCCTGGAGCCCCTGGCCGAGATCGCACCAGGGACAGTCCATCCGCTCCTGGGCCTGGATATCCGCACCCTTTGCGAGCGGTTGCGGTCCAGGCCGGACCAGCCCCTGGTCGAGCGGATTTCCTGGCAAAGGTTGCCGGACCATTGAAAGGGGGAAGGCGGCGCTCTGGACAAAACGAGGCTTTTTCAAGGTAGCCTTTTATGATTTGGCGGCTATAATGATCTTATGTGTGAGAGGATGATACCAGGCACTGAAGAAGCCGGGCCAGGACCCGCCGGTCCGGGAGGATTCTGCCGGAAACCGGGCCCCGGGGAGGGTCTGGCGGTACGAGCCGGGGGGGCGGCCATATGAGTCCGGTACGGCTTGTTATTCTGGCCATCCTTTTCTACATCGGGTATCGCATGCTGCGCGGTCTGGGCAGCTCCGGTTCAGGCCAGGTCGAGGAAGAGAAGAAAGATCGGGCAGGAAAGGAGCCCGGTGTCCAGGACGTGCTGGTGGAGGACCCGGTCTGTCACACCCTGATTCCCAGGCACCAGGCCGTCCGACTGCGGCAGCAGGGCAAAACCTGGTATTTCTGCAGCGAGGATTGCTGCGACAGGTTCATCGAGGGGGGTGAAACACCCCGGGACGATGTATAGGGAAATCAGCCCCAGGGGCGGATAAATTTTCTTTCCAGAACAAAAAAAGCTGGTCCGGCCCCGGCGCGGGGCTGGATATTTGACAAGGAAGTGCGGAGGAACAACGTGAAATTTTTTATAGATACAGCCAATATCGACGAGATCAAAAAAGCCATGGATCTCGGCATGGTGGACGGTGTGACAACCAACCCCTCGCTGGTGGCCAAGGAACAGCGTCCCTTCGAGGAGATTCTCAAGGATATCTGTGAGCTGGTGGACGGGCCCATCAGCGCCGAAGTGATCAGTCTCGATGCCGAAGGCATGGTTGCCGAGGCCCGGGAGCTGGCCCGGCTCAGTGACAACATCGTCATCAAGATCCCGATGATCGAAGAGGGCCTCAAGGCGGTCAAGATTCTGAGCGCCGAAGATATCAAGACCAACGTGACCCTGGTCTTCTCCTCTTCACAGGCCCTGCTGGCTGCCAAGGCGGGAGCCACATATGTCAGTCCCTTTGTTGGCCGGCTCGATGATATTTCCCAGACCGGTATGGACCTGATCAGCGACATTCTGACCATCTTCAGGAATTACGGGTTCACCACCGAGATTATTGTCGCCTCCATCCGCAGCCCGATGCATGTGGTGGAATCGGCCCTGATCGGCGCTGACATCGCCACCATTCCTTACAAGGTCATTGCCCAGCTGGCCAAGCATCCGCTGACCGACATCGGAATGGAGAAATTCCTGGCTGACTGGGAAAAGAGGCAGAAGTAAGGGTGACTTACATTTTTCGATTCTTCGCGCTGAGCAGCTGTTTTCTTACTCTGCTGGCTGCACCGGCCATGGGGGACATCTACGGCTACGTAGATGACAACGGTGTCTGGCACTATACCAATGTGCCGGCAGACAGCCGCTATCGGTTCGTGCAGCGCGAAGAATCGGTGACCCGGCCATCCGTGGCCGTGTCCGGGAAACGGTCCCTGGGCCAGTCAGCCCTGGACAGAATTCAGCCGCGCAAACGTAAGATTACGGTCTCGGGCGGTGAGCTGGAGCGATATATCCGGCGGGCCGCCTTTGAACACCAGGTCGATCCCCATCTGATCAAAGCCATTATCAAGGCAGAGTCCAACTTCGATCCCTATGCGGTGTCCCCCAACGGCGCCCAGGGGCTCATGCAGCTCATGCCGGATACGGCGCGGGAGCTCGAGGTGGAGAATCCCTTTGACGCGGCCCAGAATATTCGGGGCGGCACCCGGTATTTCCGCAAGCTGCTGGATGCCTATCACGGCGACCTGGCGCTGAGCCTGGCAGCCTACAACGCGGGCCCGGGCCGGGTTTCCCGTCACGGGGATGTTCCCCGTATCCCGGAAACCAGGGCCTATGTCCGCAAGGTGATAAAGTTGTACCGGTCCTATCAGAAGGGAGCGGTACTTTCCACGTCCATCAACGTCCGCCGACTGGTAACGGTCAACTGAGCCCGTGAATCAGGTAGTCAATATACCCAATGTTGTTACGGCGCTTCGTTTTTTTCTCTCCGGCGTGCTGGCTGTGATGCTGATGCCGGAGCAGACCCCAGGGCTTGCCTTCTGGTCCTTTCTGGTCTTTATCATCGCCGCCGCCTCGGACTGGGTGGATGGCTTTGTCGCCCGCCGTACCAAGGCGGAAACCGTGCTGGGCAAACTCATGGATCCGCTGGCCGACAAAGTGCTGGTGGCCACGGCACTCATCATGCTCATTCCCCTGGGACGGCTGCCGGCCTGGCTGGCCCTGGTCATTCTCTGCCGGGAAATGATCATCACCGGCCTGCGGGGAATCGCCGCCTCGGCCGGTATCGTGGTCTCGGCCTCCGGCCTTGGCAAGGCCAAGTCGGTGACCCAGTATGTGGGCCTCGCCACCCTGATCTTCCCCGCCGACATGCTGCCCATCCCGGCCCTGCATCAGATCGGGCTGGGTATCCTCTATGTGGCCCTGCTGCTGACCATCTGGTCCGGCGTCGACTATTTCCTCAAGCTGAAAAATATCTTCCTCGCCCCGGCCGAATGAGGGATTACCAGGCCGTTGACCCATGACCACTTTCCGCCCTCTTTGTCGGCTCAGCCGGCTACCAGCATAATACCCATCGCGATCAGGAACCAGTAGATCAGCCGGATGTAGGTATCCCGCCGGATTCTGCCATACACCCGCGAGCCCAGCATGGTGCCGGCGAGCACGCAGGGTGCGGCCACAGCAAAATAACCGAGAACCGTGGAGGTGGTGATGCCGCTTGTCGCATGGACCGTCACCGTCACCACGCCATTGAGGACAAAGAAACCGGTGAGGGTGGCTTTGATCACATCCTTTTTCCAGCTGGTCATGGAGGTATAAATGATGACCGGCGGTCCGCCGGCGCTGAAAGCGGCGCCAATGGCCCCGGTGAGAAAACCGGCCAGGATGGCCCAGAATCGTCCCGGGTTCACTGGCCTGGGCCGCACCAGCAGGTTGTAGGTGGAGTAGGTGATCAGCAGCACTCCGATACCGCTACGGATGACGTCGGAATCCACCTTCTTGAGCAGGGTCACTCCGGCCAGGACACCGGGAATGGAGCCCAGCAGCAGAGGCCGGATCCGGTGCCAGTGGAGATGGTCCCGCAGCTGCCAGCCGAGATAGGAGGTGATGACCATTCCGCTCAGGGTACAGAGCGGTACCGCGGTCTTGACGTCCATCAGCAGGCTGAGCAGGGGGATGGCCACCAGGGCGGAACCAAAGCCGGTCAGCCCCTGGACAAAGCCGGCGGCCAGAAAAACAGTACCTGTAAGAAGGGCGGTTACCATGGAAAGTGGACCTGTGGGCAAAGGGAATATCAGGGGGACACAGGCCGGCCATTCTATCGCAGGTCAGGTGGGGTTGTCAATTGTCCGGGCCAGAGCTGAGCCTTGCCGGCCTTGAATTATCCTTGACAGCAAAAAGCCAGGTGCAGTAAAACGGGACCACGTGCCGGAGTGGTGAAACTGGTAGACGCACCGGACTCAAAATCCGGCGGAGGTAACTCCGTGACGGTTCGACTCCGTCCTCCGGCACCACCAAAAAAATCAGGCTTTATCCCGGTAATAGCGGGGTAAAGCCTTTTTTGTTGTCTTCCCTGTTCAGGCAAATTGTCCCAATCGTCCGCTGGCGCCGGCACCAACGCTGAGCCTGATAATT encodes:
- the argF gene encoding ornithine carbamoyltransferase — protein: MNNHLLALKDFDAARLRAFIDRALVLKEEAARGIHHDHLAGKIVCLLFEKPSTRTRVSFEAAMYGLGGQVIFMSAADSQLGRGEPLKDTARVLARYVDGLVVRTFGQEVVEELARYSDVPVINALTDKHHPCQILSDIMTVIEKKGEPEKLKIAWVGDGNNMANSWIEAASVLGFSLTLACPEGYEPDQEILAAATARASQPITVVRDPAEAVRDADVINVDVWASMGQEAEQDARLAVFQPYQLNRTLLALAADDAIVLHCLPAHRGEEITEEVLEGEQSVAFDQAENKMHIHKAILEAFLA
- a CDS encoding argininosuccinate synthase, which codes for MAVNKIVLAYSGGLDTSVILKWLEEEYQCPVIAFAADVGQHEDWDAVREKGLATGAEKVVISDLREEFVRDYIFPAFRANAIYEGSYLLGTSLARPVIAKEQVRIAEAEGADAVSHGATGKGNDQVRFELTYLALNPRLTIIAPWRIWDLDSRNKLLAFAEKHHIPVPVTKEKPYSSDENLLHISFEGGILEDPWNEPEEDMFKLTVSPEKAPDKPTYVEIEFEQGNPVAIDGERLGPVEMMTRLNELGGANGIGRLDMVENRFVGMKSRGVYETPGGTILRAAHRDLETITLDREVMHIRDSLVPRYSELIYNGFWFSPEMRLLQATMDEAQKTVNGVVRLKLYKGNCMPVGRKSDNSLYHEAFATFEEDEVYNQADAAGFIKLNSLRLQIQALSRK
- the argH gene encoding argininosuccinate lyase, whose protein sequence is MAQDNGQPGSTDKNKNKKLWGGRFAGTTAASVEAFTESISYDWRLYRHDIQGSMAHARMLARQGLISEQERDAILKGLAEIESEIEQDRFTFRPELEDIHMNIEKALTEKVGAAGEKLHTARSRNDQVALDIRLYLRDEGRVLDELLAGVQKSFVRLARRYLGAVMPGYTHLQRAQPVLLSHHLLAYYEMFGRDRGRVADCVRRLAVMPLGAAAMAGTGLPIDRRFVARELGFDEITANSMDTSGDRDFAMEMLFCLTVIQLHLSRLAEELVLWSSKEFEFIDIGDRYCTGSSIMPQKKNPDIPELIRGKTGRVAGALVALLMTVKGLPMTYNRDLQEDKEQLFDALDTVKASLSITAELLDNTTFRTDRLAEATRGGFMTATDLADYLVKKNMPFRQAHGVVGRIVAHCQERDVEIDELELDELRQFSDLIEEDVFEVLSVEGSVNSRVSEGGTARVRVEEALERAERQLGMT
- a CDS encoding fibronectin type III domain-containing protein, which gives rise to MNTTRRSGMVLGAVLLLLALLSGCGYKTDPVPPGKVMPEPVRDLRYQLSERGVTLTWSYPTRTVTGDRLEQIDSFAIYRAVVPAKDYCDTCPIPFGQPILVPGGTVPPEGGRTGRFESTLLRPGHLYFFKVRARSGWWAESADSNIVSFLWHIPLKAPAGLRARAEDSRIVLAWQPVVSHLDSSPVTGPVEYQVYRSTDGGTFEPLDGPVQETRFVDTAVVNGRKYFYHVQALERFERGIVGGGTSADVAVSPVDRTPPAPPTGVRAIRTGKGIKVFWEPVPDRDLKGYRVYRRLSGDRAPELVGEVNAPYTMFIDRTPPHRGQRLYYSVSSIDGARPANESMSSPEVMIRN
- the lysA gene encoding diaminopimelate decarboxylase; the protein is MHHFEYRDDTLYCEDIAVPRIARAVGTPFYLYSHATLERHFKAFDSGFEGFPHLTCFAVKACSNISILRLFGHLGGGADIVSGGELFRCLKAGIDPARIIYSGVGKTRAEMREALLARILMFNVESAQELDRLQEVAAELGTRAPVAFRVNPDVDPKTHAYISTGLAKNKFGIPVDEALAEYERARDMDNIEILGVSCHIGSQLTQIDPFIEALRKLKRFVARLEERGIAIRYLDLGGGVGITYDDEQPPHPHDYAAAVRSELGDMDVTLILEPGRVITGNAGILVTEVQYTKVNAGGEEEKRFVIVDAAMNDLTRPSLYGAYHEIQPVVRRNDGGEEVVDIVGPICETGDFMARDRCLPRVAQGDLLAIMSSGAYGFSMASNYNSRPRAAEVMVCGDRYHVIRRREEYDDLIVGEINVECS